A region of the Chloroflexota bacterium genome:
CAGGGCGCGGTAAGCGCGCTCGCCCAAGGCGCGGCGCAGCCATTCGTGCGCGGTGTGGCGTTCCAGCGGCTTCCAGAAGGGCGTGAGGCGCAAATACACGCCCACCAGCCCGAAGCGGATTTTGTCGGGCCAGCTCAGGCCGGGGTAGGCGAGCACCGCGAGGGCGGAATCAAAGGGGTAGAATTTGCCCTGGTGGTACACCACCGTGGTGGGGCGGGGAAAACGCACCTTGCTTTCCAGGCCGAGTTCCTTGATCAGGCCAAGGACGTGCCTGTCAGAAGCGAACCAGTGATGGTAGAAATATTCCAGGCTCCACTGCCAGCCGGGCTGGCGGAAGCCGGAAGCCAGGCCGCCGGGTTTGTCCGCGGCTTCGTAGATGGTGACGTCGTGGCCGGCTTTCAGCAGGTCGTGAGCGGCGCTCAGCCCGGCAAAGCCGGCACCTAAGATGGCGATACGCATGGGGTAGTCCTGTAGTTGGGGTAGTCAGTTAGTCAGGGTGGTCGTTTGGTCGGGCGTCCTGAGCGGAGGGCGGAGCGCATCGACGCCCGAAGTCGAAGGACGAGATGGCAGAAAATGGAGCGGAACGGCACGCGACGTGCTTCGACTGTGCTCAGCACAGGCGCTTCGGCTGCGCTCAACATATGCGCTTCGACTTCGCTCCCGTTGGTCACTCCGCTCAGCGCGTTTCCACGTCCTGAGCGGAGGTGCGAGCTGCAGGCGAGCACCGAAGTCGAAGGACGGTGCACGCCTCACCGCCTGAAAAAGTGCCAGACGAAGCGGCGGGGGTCGGGGCGGGGGCGGTGCAGGTCGCCGAAGGCCGCGCGAGCCGCGGCGCGCAGTTCAGCCACGATGGCGGCGTGCTCGTCGTCGGGCAGGCCCCAGTAGGGCGTGAACTGGCGGGTGCTTACGCTTTCCAGCACGTCCGCTGGCACCACGGTTTTCTGCCAGCGCGCGGCTTCTACCGTGTGGGGTGTGCCCCAGCGCGCGGCCAGCGCGGCCACGATTTCGGGGTAATCGCGCCACATGGGCGCGTGCAGATCGTGGCCGCGGGCGGCCAATGCCTGCCGCCACGCGTGCAGCGTCCAGCCGATGGGCGCGGCGGGGTCGTGGTCAATGTAACCTAAGGCAAACGAGCCGCCCTGGGCAAGCACCCGTCGGATTTCGCCCAGCGCGGCGGGCAGGTCGGCCACCAGGTGCAGGGTGTGCACGCTGAACACCGCGGGGAATGCGGCATTGCGGAACGGCAGGTGCATCGCGTCGGTCAGCACCGGCTGCGGAAAAGCCGCGCCCGCAGGCCGTTTGGCGCGCAGGTGGGCGAGCATTTCCGGCGAGAGGTCAGCAGCCACGACCCAGAAACCGCGCGCGGCCAGCGGCAGGGCGAGGCGTCCGCTGCCCGCGCCCACATCCAGCACCCGCGCACCCTCGGGCAGGCGCGCGGCCAGCGCCGCCACGATGGCTTCCTGCACGCCGGGCGGCAGGCTGCGGCTTTGGTCGTAGTGCCGGGGATCGCCGTGAAAGGCAGTATCCACCCTGGGTGCTCCTGGGGTTGCAAGGACGGTGGGGTCAGGGCTCCGACGAGGGTTTGGGGGCTTCGTCGGGAGACTGCTGAGCGGCCTGCTTGCGTCGGCGTGGCCGTAGCAGCCACAGCACCGGCCCCGAAAAGGCATAGACGAGGAACATCAACGGCAGCACCAGCGTGGGCTCGGCCGCAATGGCCGCGAAGCCCACCGCGATGCCTGCCGTGGCATAGAAGGCTTGCTTGCGGTTGAGCCGCACGGTTTTGAAACTGTAATAGGGCAGGGTGCTCACCATCAGGAAAGCCAGCAGCGGCACCGCGATGAAAAACAGGGTCGCGCGGGTTTGCTCATCCAGGGCATAGCGGGTGGAAAGCAACACCAGCCCGCCGAGGGTGCCCGAGGCCGTGGGCGTGGAAAGCCCCTGGAAATAGGTGTTGGCTTTCCCGGGTCTGGTGGTGGTGTTGTAGCGCCCCAGCCGCAGCGCGGCGCCGGCAGCGAACAGGAAGGCGACGATCCAACCATAGCGGTCGTAGCGTTGCAGGGCATAGAGGTAAGCCAAAGTGGCGGGAGCGACGCCGAAAGAGAGCGAGTCGGCGAGCGAGTCGTATTCCACCCCGAAGTCGCTGGAAGAGCCGGTCAGTCGGGCGAGGGGGCCGTCCACGAAATCGAACAGCATGGCGACATAAATCAGCGCCGCAGCGCGGGTATAGTGGCCGCCGATGCCCGAGACCAGCGAAGCAAAGCCGAGAAAGAGGTTGCCGGTGGTGAACAGGCTGGGCAGCAAAGAAATGCCCTGCCGACGGCGCGCAGCACGTTTGGGCATGGTTTACTCCCGAGGCAGGAAGGCAAGTGGAGTTTCGCCAGCGCGGACCTTGTGGCCGAGCGCGACCAGGGGTTCGGCTTCCAGCGGCAGATAAACTTCCACGCGTGAACCGAAGCGAATCATCCCCAGGCGCTCGCCGCGCTGGAAGGTTTCCCCTGCGGCGATGAACGGCACAGTACGGCGGGCGATGGCGCCCGCGACCTGCACCATCAGCACCCGCTTACCGTCATCGCGCAGCAGGTAGTAGTAGCGGCGCTCGTTGCGGGTGATGGCTTCGGCTTCGTAGGCGCGCAGGAAAGCGCCCGGCCGGTGTTCGATGGCTTCCAGCGTGCCGGTGACCGGGGCGCGGTTGACATGCACGTCGAGCACGCTCATGAAGATGCCAACTTGCCAGGCTTCCCCTTTCAGCCAGCGGGGCTCGAAGGTGCGCTTGAGCACGATGACCGTACCATCGGCGGGGGAAACCACGAGGTCGCGCGGCGCTGGGGGCCTGCGGTCGGGGTCGCGGAAGAAATAGGCCACCCCCGCAGCCGCGAGTGCACTGGCCGCTGCCGTCTTGCGGAAGCCCAGCAGCCCTAAAGCCGCAGCCAGGGCGGTGGGGGCCAAAATGAACGGCGTGCCTTCTCGGTTGATGCGCATGGGGTTTTCTCCTCAGAAGCAAGGGGACAGGCGAAGTTATTGCCCTTCTGCTACGGCGCGTTTGAGGTCGTCGAAAGAGGTCATCCACGCCATGCGATGCACGAAATCGGCCAGGGTAGGGCTTTGGGCGCGCAACTGGCGCACGGCTGCACCGACGGGGTCGTTGCCCGCGGCGCCGCCGGGCACGTCGGCATAGGCGCCGTAGAAGGCAAAATAAG
Encoded here:
- a CDS encoding class I SAM-dependent methyltransferase, with the translated sequence MPFRGRCCGCYGHADASRPLSSLPTKPPNPRRSPDPTVLATPGAPRVDTAFHGDPRHYDQSRSLPPGVQEAIVAALAARLPEGARVLDVGAGSGRLALPLAARGFWVVAADLSPEMLAHLRAKRPAGAAFPQPVLTDAMHLPFRNAAFPAVFSVHTLHLVADLPAALGEIRRVLAQGGSFALGYIDHDPAAPIGWTLHAWRQALAARGHDLHAPMWRDYPEIVAALAARWGTPHTVEAARWQKTVVPADVLESVSTRQFTPYWGLPDDEHAAIVAELRAAARAAFGDLHRPRPDPRRFVWHFFRR
- the pssA gene encoding CDP-diacylglycerol--serine O-phosphatidyltransferase, whose amino-acid sequence is MPKRAARRRQGISLLPSLFTTGNLFLGFASLVSGIGGHYTRAAALIYVAMLFDFVDGPLARLTGSSSDFGVEYDSLADSLSFGVAPATLAYLYALQRYDRYGWIVAFLFAAGAALRLGRYNTTTRPGKANTYFQGLSTPTASGTLGGLVLLSTRYALDEQTRATLFFIAVPLLAFLMVSTLPYYSFKTVRLNRKQAFYATAGIAVGFAAIAAEPTLVLPLMFLVYAFSGPVLWLLRPRRRKQAAQQSPDEAPKPSSEP
- a CDS encoding phosphatidylserine decarboxylase family protein is translated as MRINREGTPFILAPTALAAALGLLGFRKTAAASALAAAGVAYFFRDPDRRPPAPRDLVVSPADGTVIVLKRTFEPRWLKGEAWQVGIFMSVLDVHVNRAPVTGTLEAIEHRPGAFLRAYEAEAITRNERRYYYLLRDDGKRVLMVQVAGAIARRTVPFIAAGETFQRGERLGMIRFGSRVEVYLPLEAEPLVALGHKVRAGETPLAFLPRE